One segment of Mycolicibacterium baixiangningiae DNA contains the following:
- a CDS encoding pullulanase — MDYCLGDADGSATMWTAEPDVDTDADGVFDAVGLDLDGDGRLDDALADRDGDGLAELAARDLDDDVTEAYFSDDGSGTWMLSVDRTGQVRWYGLDGVEQTGGPVVDLDADGQVDDQLVDSDGNGLADRALSGDTAHVDTDGDGRWDVKLTDADGDGRADAAADMRS; from the coding sequence ATGGACTACTGCCTGGGAGACGCCGATGGGTCGGCGACGATGTGGACCGCCGAACCGGATGTGGACACCGACGCCGACGGGGTGTTCGACGCCGTGGGGCTGGACCTCGACGGCGACGGCCGCCTCGACGATGCGCTGGCCGACCGCGACGGTGACGGGCTCGCCGAACTCGCCGCGCGCGACCTCGACGACGACGTGACCGAGGCCTACTTCAGCGACGACGGGTCGGGCACCTGGATGCTCAGCGTGGACCGCACCGGCCAGGTGCGCTGGTACGGTCTCGACGGCGTCGAGCAGACCGGTGGGCCGGTGGTCGATCTCGACGCCGACGGTCAGGTCGACGATCAGCTGGTCGACAGCGACGGAAACGGCCTCGCCGACCGGGCGTTGAGCGGGGACACCGCCCACGTGGACACCGACGGCGACGGACGCTGGGACGTCAAACTGACAGATGCGGACGGTGACGGTCGCGCCGACGCGGCCGCCGACATGAGGAGTTGA
- a CDS encoding CCA tRNA nucleotidyltransferase translates to MPDDHDDASPDADLLARAAVTLNRDGDVLREIGAVFAGAGHRLYLVGGSVRDALLGRAGCDLDFTTDARPEQMQAFLRPWADALWDTGIEFGTLGVGKAGHRMEVTTFRADSYDQVSRNPQVRYGDRLDDDLVRRDFTVNAMAVEIDAEKPGGLGEFHDPLGGLAALREQVLDTPSAPEVSFGDDPLRMLRAARFTSQLGFAVAPRVRVAMTEMAQQLARITAERVATELDKLLLGADPVAGIDLMVQSGLGDVVLPEVGAMRMAIDEHHQHKDVYWHSLTVLRQAIDLEGGPRGQERSDSGGEAGGPDLVLRWAALLHDIGKPATRRHEPDGGVSFHHHEVVGAKMARKRMRALKYSKQMVDDVSQLVFLHLRFHGYGDGKWTDSAVRRYVTDAGPLLERLHKLVRADCTTRNKRRAARLQANYDDLERRISELAEKEDLQRVRPDLDGNEIMTLLGIPAGPQVGEAWRFLKELRLDRGPLTHDEAVAELLTWWNAKQ, encoded by the coding sequence GTGCCGGACGACCACGACGACGCTTCACCCGATGCCGACCTGCTGGCCCGCGCCGCGGTGACGCTCAACCGCGACGGCGACGTCCTGCGTGAGATCGGCGCGGTGTTCGCTGGGGCCGGTCACCGGCTCTACCTCGTGGGTGGCAGTGTGCGCGACGCGCTGCTCGGCAGGGCGGGCTGCGACCTCGACTTCACCACCGATGCGCGGCCTGAACAGATGCAGGCCTTCCTGCGGCCGTGGGCCGACGCGTTGTGGGATACCGGCATCGAGTTCGGCACCCTCGGCGTCGGCAAGGCCGGCCACCGGATGGAGGTGACGACCTTCCGCGCCGACAGCTACGACCAGGTGTCGCGCAATCCGCAGGTCCGCTACGGCGACCGGCTCGACGACGATCTGGTGCGGCGCGATTTCACGGTCAATGCGATGGCGGTGGAGATCGACGCGGAGAAACCGGGCGGCCTCGGCGAATTCCATGACCCGCTGGGCGGTTTGGCCGCACTGCGTGAGCAGGTGCTCGATACGCCGTCGGCCCCCGAGGTGTCGTTCGGTGACGATCCGCTGCGCATGTTGCGTGCCGCGCGGTTCACCTCGCAACTGGGGTTCGCCGTCGCGCCGCGGGTGCGGGTGGCGATGACCGAGATGGCGCAGCAGCTGGCCCGCATCACCGCCGAGCGCGTCGCCACCGAACTGGACAAACTGCTGCTGGGTGCCGATCCGGTGGCGGGTATCGACCTGATGGTGCAGAGCGGTCTCGGTGATGTGGTGCTGCCGGAGGTCGGGGCGATGCGGATGGCGATCGACGAGCACCACCAGCACAAGGACGTCTACTGGCATTCGCTGACGGTCCTTCGCCAGGCGATCGACCTCGAGGGCGGTCCCAGGGGGCAGGAGCGAAGCGACTCGGGGGGAGAAGCGGGAGGCCCGGATCTGGTGTTGCGCTGGGCGGCGCTGCTGCATGACATCGGCAAGCCGGCCACGCGGCGCCACGAACCCGACGGCGGGGTGAGCTTCCACCACCACGAGGTCGTCGGCGCGAAGATGGCCCGCAAGCGGATGCGCGCGCTGAAGTACTCCAAGCAGATGGTCGACGACGTATCGCAGCTGGTGTTCCTGCACCTGCGCTTCCACGGGTACGGCGACGGCAAGTGGACCGATTCGGCGGTGCGCCGTTACGTCACCGACGCGGGCCCGCTGCTGGAACGGCTGCACAAGCTGGTTCGTGCCGACTGCACCACCCGCAACAAGCGGCGGGCGGCGCGGCTGCAGGCCAACTACGACGATCTGGAGCGCCGCATCTCCGAGTTGGCCGAGAAGGAGGATCTGCAGCGGGTGCGCCCCGACCTCGACGGCAACGAGATCATGACGCTCCTCGGCATCCCCGCGGGCCCGCAGGTGGGGGAGGCGTGGCGGTTTCTCAAGGAGCTGCGGCTGGACCGCGGGCCGCTCACACACGACGAAGCGGTCGCCGAACTGCTCACGTGGTGGAACGCCAAGCAGTAG
- a CDS encoding NUDIX hydrolase: MSDGEQPKSRRRRGRRRGRRAAGPPQAPADHPNAAAAHTADAGDTPTVTPTDQAKKTRPRRPPERLRTVHETSAGGLVIDGLDGPKDSQVAALIGRIDRRGRMLWSLPKGHIELGETAEQTAIREVAEETGIRGDVLAALGSIDYWFVTEGRRVHKTVHHYLMRFRGGELSDEDLEVTEVAWVPLKELPHRLAYADERRLAEVADELIDKLHTDGPAGLPPLPRSSPRRRAQTHSHTRNRRRDESSQTPPGRRTNGCGQGQ, from the coding sequence GTGTCGGACGGCGAACAGCCCAAATCTCGACGCCGCCGCGGGCGACGTCGGGGCCGACGCGCGGCCGGACCGCCGCAGGCGCCCGCCGACCATCCCAACGCCGCCGCCGCACACACCGCCGACGCCGGCGACACCCCGACGGTCACGCCGACCGATCAGGCCAAGAAGACCCGGCCCCGCCGACCTCCCGAACGGCTGCGCACAGTGCACGAGACCTCCGCAGGTGGGCTGGTCATCGACGGACTCGACGGGCCGAAGGACAGCCAGGTCGCGGCGCTGATCGGCCGCATCGACCGGCGCGGCCGGATGCTCTGGTCGCTGCCCAAGGGCCACATCGAGCTGGGCGAGACCGCCGAGCAGACGGCGATCCGCGAGGTCGCCGAGGAGACCGGGATCCGGGGTGACGTACTGGCCGCGCTGGGCAGTATCGACTACTGGTTCGTCACCGAAGGGCGCCGCGTGCACAAGACGGTGCACCATTACCTGATGCGTTTCCGCGGCGGTGAACTGTCCGATGAGGACCTCGAGGTCACCGAGGTGGCGTGGGTGCCGCTCAAGGAGTTGCCGCACCGGCTGGCCTACGCCGACGAACGCCGGCTGGCCGAGGTGGCCGACGAACTCATCGACAAACTGCACACCGACGGCCCCGCAGGGCTGCCGCCGCTGCCGAGGTCGTCGCCCCGGCGTCGCGCCCAGACCCATTCGCACACCCGCAACCGTCGTCGTGACGAGTCCAGCCAAACCCCTCCCGGCCGGCGGACGAACGGATGCGGACAAGGCCAGTGA
- a CDS encoding serine/threonine-protein kinase has product MTGHELLVGRYELHEVLGLGGMAEVRDGWDTRLHRAVAIKLLHPTMRAQPDVRSRFEAEARSAAALSHPNIVAVHDYGEDDGTPFIVMERLPGRTLGDVIAAGPMSPAQVRAMLDEVLAALEVAHGAGVLHRDIKPGNILLSADANTLKVADFGIAKTGGAAHTMTGQIVGTLAYMSPERVTGAPASVADDLYAVGVMAYEALLGWRAFPQDNPAAVARAIMDDPPPPVTAFRSDVDPVLAGVIDRAMTRDPRQRFASASQMRAALAGDRDALFGGTAPVMAPPSRPATRVLAAPLPPSAAYVAAGPPPRRVRPRRTRAAAGALAGLAAFAVAAVALAMDPFSSAPAQAPVSTSTIVPPPPPPPPSTTPPPPPAPPTSAAPVVEQPVPEQVGGNKKPEKRPGNGNGKGNGNGKRD; this is encoded by the coding sequence ATGACCGGCCACGAACTGCTCGTCGGCCGCTACGAATTGCACGAGGTGTTGGGCCTCGGCGGGATGGCAGAGGTCCGCGACGGGTGGGATACGCGCCTCCACCGCGCGGTCGCGATCAAACTCCTGCACCCGACGATGCGGGCCCAGCCGGACGTGCGCAGTCGCTTCGAGGCCGAGGCGCGTTCGGCGGCCGCACTCTCGCACCCCAACATCGTCGCGGTGCACGACTACGGTGAGGACGACGGCACGCCGTTCATCGTGATGGAGCGGCTGCCCGGCCGCACGCTCGGTGACGTCATCGCCGCGGGACCGATGTCGCCGGCGCAGGTGCGCGCGATGCTCGACGAGGTGCTGGCCGCCCTCGAGGTCGCCCACGGCGCCGGGGTGCTGCACCGGGACATCAAACCCGGGAACATCCTGCTGTCGGCCGATGCGAACACCCTCAAGGTGGCCGATTTCGGGATCGCGAAGACCGGGGGCGCGGCCCACACGATGACCGGTCAGATCGTCGGGACGCTGGCATACATGAGTCCCGAACGGGTCACCGGCGCGCCCGCGTCGGTTGCCGACGATCTCTATGCCGTCGGGGTGATGGCCTACGAGGCACTGCTCGGTTGGCGGGCCTTTCCGCAGGACAACCCCGCCGCGGTGGCGCGCGCGATCATGGACGATCCACCGCCGCCGGTGACCGCGTTCCGCTCCGACGTGGATCCGGTGCTGGCCGGCGTCATCGACCGGGCGATGACGCGCGATCCGCGACAACGATTCGCGAGCGCGTCCCAGATGCGCGCCGCTCTCGCCGGTGACCGCGATGCGCTGTTCGGCGGGACCGCACCGGTCATGGCGCCGCCATCGCGTCCGGCGACCCGCGTGCTGGCCGCGCCGCTGCCGCCGTCGGCCGCCTATGTCGCGGCGGGTCCGCCGCCGCGCCGGGTCCGGCCTCGTCGCACCCGCGCCGCGGCGGGCGCACTCGCGGGGCTCGCCGCCTTCGCGGTCGCGGCCGTCGCCCTCGCCATGGATCCGTTCTCGTCGGCGCCCGCGCAGGCACCCGTGAGCACCAGCACCATCGTGCCGCCACCGCCACCGCCACCGCCGTCGACGACCCCGCCACCGCCACCGGCCCCGCCGACATCGGCGGCGCCGGTCGTCGAACAGCCGGTTCCGGAGCAGGTGGGGGGCAACAAGAAGCCCGAGAAGCGCCCGGGCAACGGAAACGGCAAGGGCAACGGGAACGGCAAACGCGACTAG
- a CDS encoding YqgE/AlgH family protein, whose amino-acid sequence MVHVAQSEDPEDFIAPAAQRVRAGTLLLANTDLLEPTFRRSVIYIVEHNDGGTLGVVLNRPSETAVYNVLPQWAQLAAKPKTMFIGGPVKRDAALCLATLRAGVEAAGVPGLRHVQGRMVMVDLDADPESLAPALEGVRIFAGYSGWTIGQLEGEIERDDWIVLSALPSDVLFESRADLWARVLRRQPFPLSLLATHPIDVSRN is encoded by the coding sequence ATGGTGCACGTGGCGCAGTCAGAGGATCCGGAGGACTTCATCGCCCCCGCGGCTCAGCGGGTGCGGGCGGGGACACTGCTGCTGGCCAACACCGATCTGCTCGAGCCGACGTTTCGGCGCAGCGTCATCTACATCGTCGAGCACAACGACGGCGGAACGCTTGGCGTGGTGCTCAACCGGCCCAGCGAGACCGCGGTGTACAACGTGCTGCCGCAGTGGGCTCAGCTGGCCGCCAAACCGAAGACGATGTTCATCGGCGGGCCGGTGAAGCGGGACGCCGCGCTGTGCCTGGCCACGCTGCGGGCCGGGGTGGAGGCCGCCGGGGTGCCGGGTCTGCGGCACGTCCAGGGCCGCATGGTGATGGTCGACCTCGACGCGGATCCCGAATCGCTGGCGCCGGCGCTCGAAGGTGTGCGGATCTTCGCCGGATACTCCGGCTGGACCATCGGCCAACTCGAGGGCGAGATCGAGCGCGACGACTGGATTGTGTTGTCGGCGTTGCCGTCAGACGTGTTGTTCGAGTCGCGCGCGGATCTGTGGGCGCGGGTGTTGCGCCGCCAGCCGTTCCCGCTGTCGCTGTTGGCCACCCACCCGATCGACGTCAGCCGCAACTAG
- a CDS encoding TIGR03084 family metal-binding protein, producing MSTAESVVADLRAESDDLDALVADLPAATWAFATPAAGWTIAHQIAHLLWTDRVALLSVTDEAGFNVVLGAAAEDPAGFVDRAAGDLALTAPAELLADWRATRGLLHDALLTVADGRKLPWFGPPMSAPSMATARLMETWAHGLDVADALGVQRPPTARLRSVAHIGVRTRDFAFAVHGLAAPTDVFHVELRAPDGSMWTWGPADAVQRVTGSAEHFCLLVTQRRPRAELAVTAVGPDAEQWLAIAQAFAGPPGQGRG from the coding sequence ATGTCCACCGCAGAATCCGTCGTCGCCGATCTGCGTGCCGAGAGCGACGACCTCGACGCGCTGGTCGCCGATCTGCCGGCCGCGACGTGGGCGTTCGCCACCCCCGCAGCGGGCTGGACCATCGCCCATCAGATCGCCCATCTGCTGTGGACAGATCGCGTGGCGCTGCTGTCGGTGACCGACGAGGCGGGCTTCAACGTCGTGCTCGGCGCGGCCGCCGAGGATCCCGCGGGGTTCGTCGACCGCGCCGCGGGGGATCTGGCGCTCACGGCGCCGGCGGAGCTGCTGGCGGATTGGCGGGCCACCCGCGGCCTGTTGCACGACGCGCTCCTCACCGTCGCCGACGGGCGCAAGCTGCCGTGGTTCGGTCCGCCGATGAGCGCGCCGTCGATGGCGACCGCACGATTGATGGAGACGTGGGCGCACGGGCTCGACGTCGCCGATGCGCTCGGTGTGCAACGACCGCCGACGGCGCGGCTGCGGTCCGTCGCGCACATCGGCGTGCGCACCCGCGACTTCGCGTTCGCCGTCCACGGGCTGGCCGCCCCCACCGACGTGTTTCACGTGGAACTACGCGCGCCCGACGGCTCGATGTGGACATGGGGACCGGCCGACGCGGTCCAGCGGGTCACCGGATCCGCCGAGCACTTCTGCCTGCTGGTGACCCAGCGCCGTCCCCGCGCCGAGCTGGCCGTGACCGCGGTCGGACCGGACGCCGAGCAGTGGCTGGCCATCGCGCAGGCGTTCGCGGGGCCCCCGGGGCAGGGCCGCGGCTAG
- a CDS encoding DUF6049 family protein, whose amino-acid sequence MTAAVPRLLAALVLLLLTAIPAALPQAAAGEPGASPFLQLRIDRVTPDVVTTTSDPVVTVSGVVRNVGDRTVRDVVLRLEHAPAVDSSSGLRTSLAGNLDQFDPVADFVTAAPELERGKTVPFTFTYPIRATDGPSLRIEQPGVYPLLVNVNGTPDYGAPARLDDARFLLPVLGVPSEAGADSAAETLTSVVPPDTSKPVRLTVFWPLADKPRLAAGIPGGTTPVRLIDDELATSLAPGGRLETLLAAVDFATSPTVDPGGDVGRALCLAVDPDLLVTVNAMAAGYVVNDGPDAGPTTPTRPGTGQEAAIGWLNRLKALAQRMCVAATPYAQADLDALQRVGDPGLSAIATTGAPDIVDRILGVPSTRGVTLLGDGPLTGAAAQLLSGQGRTVAVTAATLTAQGDATGLGSTADLAPMRYSPNLVTMPFDPTVGAALAGAGAEPAAPTYLDSSLDIPLRHDSPVARRQNAIGSLLWRGLQPDTEPRTQIVVPPLVWDLRPDDAQAILTSVGTTIRAGLAVPRPLGEVIADGAATAATPDAGWPPAEAGNPRGRFDESVTSGIATTTGRLSGLTAALGVDQRTGLTGISYTAPLREDMLRALSQSVPPSARNDLAQQRLSVVTDTVGDMFGAVRIMNPGGAYTLATERSPLPLALRNDLPVPIRVRLAVDAPPGMSVDDIGEISLPPGYLPLRVPIEVHFTQRVAVDVTLQTADGLPLGETVRLSVHSNAYGKVLFFITLSAGAVLVLLAGRRLWHRFRGQPDPADLDRPSRAEAENLRHPDPLDTALRHAPDDGRPPTGAHGDLR is encoded by the coding sequence ATGACGGCGGCGGTACCGCGTCTGCTGGCCGCACTCGTACTGCTTCTCCTGACCGCCATCCCCGCCGCGCTGCCACAGGCCGCCGCCGGCGAGCCAGGCGCGTCCCCGTTCCTGCAGCTACGCATCGACCGCGTCACCCCCGACGTCGTCACGACGACCAGCGATCCGGTGGTGACCGTCTCCGGGGTCGTCCGCAACGTCGGTGACCGCACGGTCCGCGACGTGGTCCTGCGCCTCGAGCATGCACCGGCCGTCGACTCCTCCTCGGGGCTGCGCACCAGTCTCGCCGGCAACCTCGACCAATTCGATCCGGTCGCCGACTTCGTCACCGCCGCCCCCGAACTCGAACGCGGGAAAACGGTGCCGTTCACCTTCACCTATCCGATCCGCGCGACCGACGGGCCGTCGTTGCGCATCGAGCAGCCGGGGGTGTATCCGCTGCTGGTCAACGTCAACGGCACCCCGGACTACGGCGCCCCGGCGCGGCTCGACGACGCCCGCTTCCTGCTGCCGGTGCTGGGCGTCCCGTCCGAAGCCGGCGCCGATTCGGCCGCCGAGACGCTGACCTCCGTCGTCCCGCCCGACACGTCGAAACCGGTGCGGCTGACCGTGTTCTGGCCTCTGGCCGACAAACCCCGGCTGGCCGCCGGAATCCCGGGCGGGACCACGCCGGTGCGGTTGATCGACGACGAGCTCGCGACCTCGCTGGCACCGGGCGGCCGGCTGGAGACGCTGCTGGCCGCGGTCGACTTCGCCACCAGCCCGACCGTCGACCCCGGCGGTGACGTGGGGCGCGCGCTGTGCCTGGCGGTCGACCCCGACCTGCTGGTCACCGTCAACGCGATGGCCGCCGGATACGTCGTCAACGACGGCCCCGACGCCGGGCCCACGACCCCCACGCGCCCCGGGACCGGGCAGGAAGCGGCCATCGGCTGGCTGAACCGGCTCAAAGCGCTGGCCCAGCGGATGTGCGTGGCAGCGACGCCGTACGCGCAGGCCGATCTGGACGCTCTGCAGCGCGTCGGGGACCCGGGGTTGAGCGCGATCGCCACCACCGGCGCCCCCGACATCGTCGACCGGATCCTCGGCGTGCCGTCCACCCGCGGCGTCACCCTGCTCGGCGACGGACCGCTCACCGGCGCGGCGGCACAGCTGCTGTCCGGGCAGGGCCGCACGGTGGCCGTCACCGCGGCGACCCTCACCGCCCAGGGCGACGCCACCGGGCTGGGTTCGACAGCCGACCTGGCCCCCATGCGGTACTCCCCGAACCTCGTCACGATGCCGTTCGACCCGACGGTCGGCGCGGCGCTGGCCGGTGCAGGCGCCGAACCCGCGGCGCCGACGTATCTCGATTCCAGCCTCGACATCCCGCTGCGGCACGATTCGCCGGTGGCCCGGCGCCAGAACGCGATCGGCTCGCTGCTGTGGCGGGGGCTTCAGCCCGACACCGAACCGCGGACCCAGATCGTCGTGCCCCCGCTGGTGTGGGACCTGCGTCCCGACGACGCACAAGCGATCCTCACCTCCGTGGGAACGACCATCCGGGCAGGCCTCGCGGTCCCCCGGCCGCTGGGCGAAGTGATCGCCGACGGCGCCGCCACAGCAGCCACACCGGATGCCGGCTGGCCGCCAGCTGAGGCCGGCAACCCGCGGGGCCGCTTCGACGAGTCGGTCACCTCGGGCATCGCCACGACCACCGGACGTCTCTCCGGTCTGACCGCAGCGCTGGGCGTCGACCAGCGGACGGGTCTGACCGGGATCAGCTACACCGCCCCGCTGCGCGAGGACATGCTGCGCGCACTGAGCCAGTCTGTGCCGCCGTCGGCCCGCAACGATCTGGCCCAGCAGCGCCTCTCGGTGGTGACCGACACCGTCGGGGACATGTTCGGCGCGGTGCGGATCATGAACCCGGGCGGTGCGTACACGCTGGCCACCGAACGCAGTCCGCTGCCGCTCGCCCTGCGCAACGACCTGCCGGTGCCGATCCGGGTGCGCCTCGCGGTCGACGCGCCCCCCGGGATGTCGGTCGACGACATAGGCGAGATCAGCCTGCCGCCCGGGTACCTGCCGCTGCGCGTGCCGATCGAGGTCCACTTCACCCAGCGGGTCGCCGTCGACGTGACCCTGCAGACGGCCGACGGGCTCCCCCTCGGGGAAACCGTGCGGCTCTCGGTGCACTCCAACGCGTACGGCAAGGTCCTGTTCTTCATCACGCTCAGCGCCGGCGCGGTCCTGGTGCTGCTTGCCGGACGCCGGCTGTGGCACCGCTTCCGCGGCCAGCCCGACCCGGCAGACCTCGACCGGCCGTCACGGGCGGAGGCCGAGAACCTCCGGCATCCCGACCCACTCGACACCGCCCTCCGACACGCACCGGACGACGGCCGCCCACCCACCGGCGCGCACGGTGACCTGAGATGA
- a CDS encoding MFS transporter, producing the protein MADARAPKALWRSVRGLPEFWRLLELRAVSQFGDGLFQAGLAGAILFNPDRAADPWAIAGSFAVLFLPYSILGPFAGALLDRWDRRLVLIGANLARLLLVLAVGALLAGRVGDLPILFGALVVNGFTRFVSSGLSAALPHVVPREQVVAMNSVAAATGAVAAFLGANFMLLPRWVFGADDTGAAAIIFIAALPVALALLLSVRFGPHILGPDDSARAVHGSVAYAVALGWVHGARTVLSVRSVAATLAGLGAHRVVFGINTLLVLVMVRHSDTAAVAGLGTAVLFVAATGTGSFLATIATPSLITRWGRYRTANGALVAAVAIQLAAVGLQLPVLVICGSLLGAAGQIVKLCADTAMQMDVDDALRGHVFTVQDSLFWMAFIGAIAVAATVIPPDGHSPGLAAAGVGVYVVGLALHAVLGRQAPQRI; encoded by the coding sequence GTGGCTGACGCTCGCGCGCCCAAGGCCCTGTGGCGGTCGGTGCGTGGTCTCCCGGAATTCTGGCGGCTGCTCGAACTGCGCGCCGTCAGCCAGTTCGGCGACGGCCTCTTCCAGGCCGGCCTGGCCGGGGCCATCCTGTTCAACCCCGACCGCGCCGCCGATCCGTGGGCGATCGCCGGATCGTTCGCGGTGCTGTTCCTGCCGTACTCGATACTCGGGCCGTTCGCCGGGGCGCTGCTGGACCGGTGGGACCGGCGGCTCGTCCTGATCGGGGCCAACCTGGCCCGGCTGCTGCTGGTGCTCGCCGTCGGCGCACTGCTCGCCGGGCGGGTCGGGGATCTGCCGATCCTGTTCGGCGCGTTGGTGGTCAACGGGTTCACCCGCTTCGTGTCGTCCGGGCTGTCGGCGGCGCTGCCGCATGTCGTGCCCCGCGAGCAGGTGGTCGCGATGAACTCCGTCGCGGCGGCCACCGGCGCGGTCGCGGCGTTCCTCGGCGCGAATTTCATGCTGCTGCCGCGCTGGGTGTTCGGCGCCGACGACACCGGTGCTGCCGCAATCATTTTCATCGCCGCGTTACCGGTGGCGCTGGCGCTGCTGCTGTCGGTGCGGTTCGGCCCGCACATCCTCGGCCCGGACGACAGCGCACGCGCCGTCCACGGTTCCGTCGCCTACGCAGTCGCGTTGGGGTGGGTCCACGGCGCCCGCACCGTGTTGTCGGTACGCAGCGTCGCGGCCACCCTGGCCGGACTCGGCGCGCACCGCGTGGTGTTCGGCATCAACACGCTGCTGGTGCTGGTGATGGTGCGGCACAGCGACACTGCCGCCGTCGCCGGTCTGGGCACCGCGGTGCTGTTCGTCGCTGCCACGGGCACCGGCTCGTTCCTGGCGACCATCGCCACGCCCTCGCTCATCACCCGGTGGGGCCGCTACCGCACCGCCAACGGTGCGCTCGTCGCGGCGGTGGCCATCCAGTTGGCGGCGGTGGGTCTGCAGCTACCCGTGCTGGTGATCTGTGGGTCACTGCTCGGCGCGGCCGGGCAGATCGTGAAGCTGTGCGCCGACACCGCGATGCAGATGGACGTCGACGACGCGCTGCGCGGCCACGTCTTCACGGTGCAGGACTCGCTGTTCTGGATGGCGTTCATCGGCGCGATCGCGGTGGCGGCGACGGTGATCCCGCCCGACGGCCACTCGCCGGGACTCGCGGCGGCCGGGGTCGGCGTCTACGTTGTCGGGTTGGCGTTGCACGCGGTACTGGGCCGGCAAGCGCCGCAGCGCATCTAG